The Syngnathus scovelli strain Florida chromosome 11, RoL_Ssco_1.2, whole genome shotgun sequence region TGCATAAGAAGGCAACTTGTGACTGTACGTATTGCAACATTATTTACAACGCTTACCTTGGCCTCGTCGGTCAAGAGGAAACAGTAACTCTCCTCCAGCTCCTTATCTGTCCGGCCCTCCGCCTTCATCTCCCTCCTCTTCTCTACAAACtgacacgaacacacacaaagaaaacatCCTGTCAGCTCCCACACACCAATTTGTCACATTTCTGCGTGTGAGATGAAAAAAATTATTTCCTGAgattaaaacaaacacaaagtagACATCCTGTCAGCTCCCACACACCAACCTTTCACATTTATACTTTcctgggattaaaaaaaagtactatGTTAATAAGTAACTTCTTCAGATATATATCTTTTTAATCTTACTCCATCAAGGAGGTGTAGAAAAGAATGCTCGCTCGCACCTCCTTCTCCAGCTGCTCGCTGTGGACCAGTCGCATGCCGCTGTAGGTGAAGCAGGCTGCCGAGGCCGCATCCACGTGGCCTGCCGTCAGGATGCTCTTCACGCCCTCGTATTCCCGTGACTCACTGGAGATATGCTTCAACAGAGCTgcaaaaatgacaataataatggCTTCCATTTTCATGGCACCTCTCAAGAGAAGGCAGTGATGGATGCTAATTCCTAGTGAGAACATAGTCATCTTTTTGAATGACAGCGCCATACTCGTTTTGCTTTAGTGAGCACATTATTTTTATTGGTGAATTGCAATTTAGTCCTTAAGACTTCATTTTAAAACACACTTGGGTGTTTAATGAACCTCTCATAACCCCCATGGCCAAGCCAAAGtagaaccaaaacaaaaatgtccccTCTAATGTCGCCACCAGTTTTGATAGTTGTCAACCGTTTTCTGGTCGCACACTATATTTAAAACTGTTAGGAACTGTTTGTGACCTTTTAGAAACATTCACTGCGTCTTAAAGTCTGACGAAAAAGGTTACGCCTGGACCATGGATCAAAGTTGTCCCCAATTCCAAAACATGAAAGTCATTAAATTGTTAAAACTCCAAAGCTATCTGGTTAGCATCTCCTCACTGAGACGTGTTTTGCTTTTAAAACGCTTTAATATGAACAAAAATGATAACTGCTCGGTCTCGGTCCGCTACCTGACCCACCTTTCTTCTCCTTCTTGGGGATTTGGAATTTGTCGGGCTCTTTCGGCATGTGCCGCTGGTGGACAACTAGTGACGACCGCCGGACGGACGACTGTGCTCCAGGGCCAGCACTGGCGCCTGGAGCAGCCTCAACTCCGCTGGGAAGGGGCTTTCCGTGGGTCGGGAcgagcgcactcgcgcactcgCCATCTTGCGCGCTAACACTAGCCCCGCGGTAGTCCGAGGACACCCTCCTCGGCGGGTACGGCACGCGTCGGGCTACACCGAATTCCATCGCCTCCGACCCGATCCTAGCCCTCTTCGCAAGCTGCACAGAGACGCCGTCGTCGTTCGTTTCTTCTCGTAGGAATCCGCGTCAGGGTGGCAGTGGCATCGTCGTAAACACAACCGACTCCATGTTTTCGCCGAGTACTTCTTCGCTGAGACTTAGGCGCAGATTGAGTGCGGAGTCATAGTGTGCTGCCATCTGTTGGACGTGTCTTGCAATGACATCATTGGCAGCTTAGTTTTCCCAGTGTTGCGCTCGGTTTTGTTCCCCTTGCCGCGGAATACTGGTACATAACCTTAACACAGATGGATGAACTTTGACCTTATGTGACATGAACCCATTGAATAGAAATAATGACCTATTCGGATACCTCTAATGGGAATATTGTGCCCTCATTAGGATGAAAAGCTTccaaatggatggattttatgAAGTTGATGCAGTCACGTGACACATGACAGATGGCTTTATTCCGACATAAATTTTAATATTACAGCAATTCCACCAATACACAATAAGGGGgtggggtcaaaatggcagcgtTTCCACGCTTTTAAGGTGACTACAGTCAGTGGGTCTGGTTTAAAGTCTCTTTGGTATTGTTGTCCCTGGTTACCATGGTAATGGTATTATGTattctatgtgccctctctgcatccattgcagcctggtcatcctggaagagggatcctcccatctgtggtcaagGTTTCTCGTTTTTCCcctgatcatttttttttttagtttttccttgccctcaggggatgtttgagaataattgtaaattttttgtatatgtgaagccctttgagacttgtttgtgattcagtgctatataaataaacttgacttgcaaACATCAGCATCGTACGTACTCCTCGTCATTGTTGAGCGCCTCCTCCATTTCCTCCTCAGCATCACCATTGTGGCTCTCACCAATGTCATTCTCCATTTTGACCTTCAGCTCGACCTGTCCCGTCTCCATGCCCGGAGCCGCCTCACTTCCTGTGTCTGCTTTTCCTGCCAGACAGGGATTATCGGGTTTAAGCATTTGTACCCTCACGTGTAGCAGGTCAGTTTTGTTCTCACCTTCCTCATGCAGCCTTTTATTGTCCTCCGTCTCCGGGTCCATCCCCTCCTGTGATTCCAGCTCCGCCGTAACTTCATCTGCCGAACACGAGGCGTCTTGGCGTGCCGTTTGGGCCTGTGCCGCCTCCTTGGCCTGGCGGATGCAGTTGAGCCACTGCTGCTTGTTGAAAGCGTCGCTGGCCTGGAAGCAGTGACTCTGTAGTGCTCCACCCGAAACCCGGTATGACACGCGGAAGAAGTTCTTTGCTGCCGGGACACAAAACATGAGGTGCTTACGCGGGGCGTCGGAACCGCCACGTAACGATCAAAGTCTGAGGCCGTCGCTAGCTTTGAGACTTTTAGCGTGGTGTTGCTACTGACTGCGCTCGTTGTTGCTGAAAGCTCCCCGGATGGAGCCGCCCACTCTCATCTCGCcgtcctccaggtcctccaggTCCAGCTGGCGGATGGGGATGGGTCGCCGGCACAGCTGGTAGCTGACGGGCTGCTCGTTGAGCGCCACAGCACGGGTGATGACCAGCACGTCTTGGAACAGGAACACGTGGAGCTTCTACGTATGGAAGGAAAAAGTCAAACGGTGCCTCAGCATTTGTGGTGGAGCTGTCGAAGGTTTCGCTGACCAGTCCTCTGTTGTTCTTGAGCTCGCCGTGGCAGCTGAGCGTCCTGGAGCGTTGAATGAGGGCGTCCCTGTGGTCCACCTCGGTGTAGAGCAGCCGGTCCTTGTAGAACTGACACTCAGACTCGCCTGTGTGCCTGTTGATGTCGCCCACCAAGCCTTGGACCAGCAGCATCTGTGAGGATGTTGAAgggaaaatgattaaaaaactaAAATCAGCATTTATCAGTTCTTCTCCTCCATTTGTATCAAGTCAGGCTTTTCCCTCACCGCCTGGTCCAGATGTGGCCGGTCCGGGTGATGGTCAGGCGTGTGCTTGAGGATCTCGCGCAGAAGCAGCGGGTACTTGACCACCCGGCTGCGCGGGATGTCCAGGAAGTTCCACAGGTCCAACTTCCTGCTGAAGGGCGACTGCTGGCAGCGCTGCAGGAAGTCCTGTACCCGCAGGTTCTGCTTCTTCTGGTCCAGCAAGGCCTTGGCCCAGACCTGGTTGCTGCAGTATGCCGTGTACGATGACAGACACGGCAgctgcgcacgcacacgcacacatatcaGCGGAATCATTTGCTGACGACGACACTTTTGATACATGACAACATTCATGCCGTGTTTTTGCTCTCCATCCCGTCCATGACCGACTTGCTACTTGTTTCTACTCCTTTAAAATGGTCTCAAACCCAAAAAGTCAACATTTCCCTCACCCACTCGGTCAGGATCTGTCCGACATGTTCCGTAGACCCGTCTGGGTTCCTGGCTTGGCAGAGGCGACTCAGCAGGTCTGAGGACGGACAAAAATGCTGGCTCAGCACCTGGGTGTCGGCACGTCGACTGGATCAGGACATCCAGCGCGTGCACTACCTTCATGAAGAGGGATCAGTGAGTCCAGAGTACTGAAGATCTGGTTCAGTTCTTGCTCGGTCATGATGGACAGCGTCAGCATGGGGTCGTGGTAAGCCTGCAAAACGCATTATGATTGGGACTGGTTGTATCTGTAGAAAGAATTCAAAAGTGTTTTGTTTACCTTTTTCGCCAATTTGAGATCATCCACCAGATCTTGCTCGCCCTGAGCCAGCTCAAAAATGGCCTGCAATGTAAACAATTTGTCATTAGTACAACAGAAATTGTTTtatattcatttaaaaataattattttatcattattttctCAATATTTCCAGTTTTTGtaattaaaatatttgttttagaaaaaaatcaaactgtcAAAATCTCCTATCAACAAGTGATGGGGGTAGGATCcattttctgattggctggatgACAAATATTTCAGATTCATATTTCAAAATCGAAATCAAAAggatttcaacaactgtttagttTATTTCAAACCCATTTGAGGATCTGAAAGCTCACAGAGTACAAAAATAGAGATTTTCTATAATGCTTCCAATTttggcacacacaaaaacattggCTGCTTAAATGTAAaggtttagtatgatatgaaaaGTGACCTCCTGTCGCTTGATGTCTTTGGGGCTGAGCGTTTGCGTCGCCCCCAAGTGGACATCGAATGTCTCGCTCCAAAGTTTGCTGTCACGACGCTTGGAGGCCGAGCCGGTCCCCGTGGCAACCCTGGATAGTGTGGAGCCAGAGGAAGAGGAAGTTGTGGAAGAGCAGGAGTTGGACTTGGCTGCTGAGGTCACCCGGGTCTtcatggaggaggaggaagaggaggaggagaaggaggtggCAGGAgcccgaggaggaggaagaggtggcggcggcggcggaagcgCTCGCTCTGTTCGGAAGCTGATGGAACGCTGTGGGAGTGCGTGTTTGTCAGAAGAAAAACTCGAAATAATGTTTTCGTTCTCGGAGGCTCACCTGCAGCGTCTGGCCGAACCTTTTGAGCGGCGCCGTCTTGATAGGCAGCAGGCTGGCTAGGGACGTCACCCCGGAGACCAACGCTTTGCTGCGCTTGGCACTCGGCTCCTGCAAAACAACAGAGACTACATAATATACGGCAATACGTACaaacaccactagatggcagtatcACTGCAAACGTCTGTTCCTTCTATAGTACGTGATCATTTTCTGATGATGAACCAACCAGCAGGGTCACGCTCAGGGTCACGGCAACCTTTGGACCGTGTTTGCCAATGAAACGGAACATTAGGTGCATGGACGCAATACATTTATAATCATCGGGAATCCACAGAAGAAGAAAGTCAACTAGTgtcaagacaaaaaataaaataaaaaaatactccaAAAGGAAACTTCTTTTTAAGCGTGTCCTACTGTACCGGCACTTGCTTGCTCTTGTGCTTGCTGATCTCCACAGACGACGTCAAATTCAAGCTGTGTAGCAGTAGACCCAAACGCTTCTGCCCGGCAACCATGATGCCCTCccacaaaaccaaacaaaaagttgGCAATGATCACGAATCCCAGAGAACGGCAACAGCTCCAGTCTTCTGCCGCTTGTCACAGCAACATCTGGATCACGAGCGCTCACTCCCATCCCACCCgaagcttctctctctctctcactttgtGTGCGATGCAAGCTTTCTGCTGCCTTATCGTTTTTTTGTTCTCTGTGATTCAACACCTCGTCACTCTTTCACTGCCTCCCTTACTTCCTTCCTTCAATCCCACCTTTTCCTTACTTTCTCTCAGAATTCGGAGGAAAAGTGTCCTACTTTCCATCATAAAAGGATTTTTActgttgagagaaaaaaatccaAGCAAAATCATTTGCACGTATTTAATTGTGCGCATGAGTGATATGAGGAACACAAGCGAGGCCATTGTGTCCCATTTTGAGCGATCTCCATCAATGGGGCAATGACTTGCCCCCGAGTCACCGAATCAGTGACCTCCCAACGTTGCCGTGTAGCCTCAGCTCAAAATGGCCACCGCGTTGACTCACCCGCCATTGACACTTTTTCGGGTTGTATTTAACcaacaacaatggcccaagtcaATTACATGACCcaagtctataaaatgaaaggaGGCCTTGTGAGAGCCAGTAGAAGGGCTCCATGAAGAAGTGGCTCACAATTGTTTGCGTGCAAGCCAATAATTGCTCATGGAGCATGTGACCCGGCCTGGCAACATGTTCATTAAAAACTCATCAATAATGAATTTAGATGACCATGGCTGTGCAGCTCACGTGTCACTTTTGAAAGCTGCCCTGGAAAACTTGGGAAAGTGCATGAGCCAGGACAGTCCGAGATGAGgtcaatgataaaaaaaaaaaaaaaaaaaaaaaaaaaaaaaaaaaaggctagctGGATGGGAAGTAGTAATTCAAGATATTTTTAATCAGGTACAGGAACGGAGTATAAACAAATTAAATCAATTACCAAATTGTCGAAAAAGATAAAATAATTGGCATTCAACATTCCTTAAAAAaagccaatgaaaaaaaaatgttttaatacaataataaaaacaagaatTGACTGTCATTTTTCAAATGTACTAATTCTAATGAAGTAGTGACTAATTATTGAACACAATCAAAAGATCACACCAATGTGTCCATTTGTTATCTTACTAACTTTCAGTGAAGCCAATTATTTATTCAATGAGCTCAATGTATTTAGAAATATATttacaataaatatatttttcaaaggAACGACAATGAGAACAATCTTGTCCTTGTGTTTATGAGTGAAGAGGAGTGAGGTGGTGGTGGGCAGGGGAGCATGCATCCTGTGCAGCTTTCAACAAAGTGGTAAACGCCCAGGAAGGAACTGGCGGCTGCACTAAAACTCCAAAAATACTCACATGTGCTCGACACGCCACATATGGGGACACAGGGACTGACCGCCTGCCCACCCACCTGAGACCCCCCCCAGTTCAAGTTGTTAGCATGATGCTAACACAGAGCAAGGAACCCAAGAATGGTAAAGAGCAGAACTTACATTGATGTCCAGAGTGCAGAGGCTGAGCGAGTCGGCATCTCTGCTGGCCTGCTTCCTCTTCTTCTGCAATGCACAAAAAGATTAAATTACTTTACAGTACAATCCATTGATTTCATCTAAAACTTTTTAACAAAAGATCATCGCAATATCTCACTGTTATTAAGAGGAAAGACAATTTAGAGTTTGGGCATTTTAACATTGAGTTGACACTCTTAATTTggttttgcgggccacatagaatgatgtggtgggccggatctggcccgcgggccttgactttgacaccagtGGGCTACACCATCCTTGGATACCTTGGAAGCTTTGAACTAGCGGGAAATGGCTGATGCCTTTTCCTGcaggtcgccatggcaacaaaacacaaagaaaaacacagcaaCATGTGGGAAGACATCAGGAGAGGATATAAGGAAAGGACATAAACAGAGGAGCCATGTTGGAATCAAAACAAAGTCAggaagttttgtgtgtgtgaggtctTTGTTGTTTTGAACATTATGTAAGCTGACAGGTTTGACGCACGTCTTGGCTTCTGGTAGATCAAttaagaagttaaaaaaaaatgagattcACGAGTTGGACTAACTAACGTGTTCTTCGCTCAACAAAGGAAAAACCAGgcgctcattttttttttttgtagttcaaATGCTGATTTTCGTGTGATCGGAAAAAATCCTTTCACTGACTTGAGTTAGCGGGCTCCCGGGAAACACGGCACTCAGATAATTTGCTTGAACCGGTTGGTTAAATACACTGCAGATTCCAACGATTTGAATCAGTAATCAGGATTACCCGAAAAACACAAGGGACTCAAAAAACAAGTCATCAGTTACTCTCTCCAGGTAACCATGGCAACCCTGGTGACAAGTCCAAATGGTTCAGCTCTTTTGAAATTTGTGACTCACCCGATAGTAAAGGAACAGACAGCAGCCCATCATCGGCGCCTCGCAACTGACACTCGATTTGCAATTCAGACGCGGTCACATCGGATGCGGCCACACTACGCTTccctctccttcttcttcttgtcttcTCGTCTCCCTCAACTGAGGATATGCCACGGCCTTCTTGTCAGGCGCTGACCAAAGAACAGGAACCCTCCAGCATTGTGCGCGACCACTGAGTCGGTTCCCGTcaagcaaacaggaagtgacggcGGCGCGGAGGAAAAATAGTCTAAAATTAGGAGCTCCGGGAGCCGCGGAGAGCCCAGCGCAAGGACAACAACAAGGCCATTAAGGAAATACCTTCATGTCCAAGCCAGGTTGACCCCGCTGACATGACATTTACCCTCAAGTCACAAACGGCCCAAAAGTCGATGGTGTCAGCCAATCACGGGAGACTTCAGCTCAGTGAGTATTGCGAGGATGACAGCGTTTAGCTTTTTAAAAACTCAGAATTCCAgtattatgcaaaaaaaaaaaaaacgtgtcctATAAcatcaatgtcttttttttatgtaaaaacAACTTTTCTAGCTTGTATGACTGTTCGGATTTTAATAAATCAGCCGTGCAGTTCATTGAGCTTTTGTGTTGGTGACATTTTGAACGTGCAGC contains the following coding sequences:
- the arhgef3 gene encoding rho guanine nucleotide exchange factor 3 isoform X2 translates to MQAGGGWQPPARPQKKMSSFAFFSDERYFRGKKRKQASRDADSLSLCTLDINEPSAKRSKALVSGVTSLASLLPIKTAPLKRFGQTLQRSISFRTERALPPPPPPLPPPRAPATSFSSSSSSSSMKTRVTSAAKSNSCSSTTSSSSGSTLSRVATGTGSASKRRDSKLWSETFDVHLGATQTLSPKDIKRQEAIFELAQGEQDLVDDLKLAKKAYHDPMLTLSIMTEQELNQIFSTLDSLIPLHEDLLSRLCQARNPDGSTEHVGQILTEWLPCLSSYTAYCSNQVWAKALLDQKKQNLRVQDFLQRCQQSPFSRKLDLWNFLDIPRSRVVKYPLLLREILKHTPDHHPDRPHLDQAMLLVQGLVGDINRHTGESECQFYKDRLLYTEVDHRDALIQRSRTLSCHGELKNNRGLKLHVFLFQDVLVITRAVALNEQPVSYQLCRRPIPIRQLDLEDLEDGEMRVGGSIRGAFSNNERTKNFFRVSYRVSGGALQSHCFQASDAFNKQQWLNCIRQAKEAAQAQTARQDASCSADEVTAELESQEGMDPETEDNKRLHEEGKADTGSEAAPGMETGQVELKVKMENDIGESHNGDAEEEMEEALNNDEEYVRC
- the arhgef3 gene encoding rho guanine nucleotide exchange factor 3 isoform X1, giving the protein MVAGQKRLGLLLHSLNLTSSVEISKHKSKQVPEPSAKRSKALVSGVTSLASLLPIKTAPLKRFGQTLQRSISFRTERALPPPPPPLPPPRAPATSFSSSSSSSSMKTRVTSAAKSNSCSSTTSSSSGSTLSRVATGTGSASKRRDSKLWSETFDVHLGATQTLSPKDIKRQEAIFELAQGEQDLVDDLKLAKKAYHDPMLTLSIMTEQELNQIFSTLDSLIPLHEDLLSRLCQARNPDGSTEHVGQILTEWLPCLSSYTAYCSNQVWAKALLDQKKQNLRVQDFLQRCQQSPFSRKLDLWNFLDIPRSRVVKYPLLLREILKHTPDHHPDRPHLDQAMLLVQGLVGDINRHTGESECQFYKDRLLYTEVDHRDALIQRSRTLSCHGELKNNRGLKLHVFLFQDVLVITRAVALNEQPVSYQLCRRPIPIRQLDLEDLEDGEMRVGGSIRGAFSNNERTKNFFRVSYRVSGGALQSHCFQASDAFNKQQWLNCIRQAKEAAQAQTARQDASCSADEVTAELESQEGMDPETEDNKRLHEEGENKTDLLHVRVQMLKPDNPCLAGKADTGSEAAPGMETGQVELKVKMENDIGESHNGDAEEEMEEALNNDEEYVRC
- the arhgef3 gene encoding rho guanine nucleotide exchange factor 3 isoform X3, coding for MMGCCLFLYYRKKRKQASRDADSLSLCTLDINEPSAKRSKALVSGVTSLASLLPIKTAPLKRFGQTLQRSISFRTERALPPPPPPLPPPRAPATSFSSSSSSSSMKTRVTSAAKSNSCSSTTSSSSGSTLSRVATGTGSASKRRDSKLWSETFDVHLGATQTLSPKDIKRQEAIFELAQGEQDLVDDLKLAKKAYHDPMLTLSIMTEQELNQIFSTLDSLIPLHEDLLSRLCQARNPDGSTEHVGQILTEWLPCLSSYTAYCSNQVWAKALLDQKKQNLRVQDFLQRCQQSPFSRKLDLWNFLDIPRSRVVKYPLLLREILKHTPDHHPDRPHLDQAMLLVQGLVGDINRHTGESECQFYKDRLLYTEVDHRDALIQRSRTLSCHGELKNNRGLKLHVFLFQDVLVITRAVALNEQPVSYQLCRRPIPIRQLDLEDLEDGEMRVGGSIRGAFSNNERTKNFFRVSYRVSGGALQSHCFQASDAFNKQQWLNCIRQAKEAAQAQTARQDASCSADEVTAELESQEGMDPETEDNKRLHEEGKADTGSEAAPGMETGQVELKVKMENDIGESHNGDAEEEMEEALNNDEEYVRC